The Castanea sativa cultivar Marrone di Chiusa Pesio chromosome 11, ASM4071231v1 genome contains a region encoding:
- the LOC142617119 gene encoding AT-rich interactive domain-containing protein 1 isoform X1, with protein sequence MAGWSMLADGSALDCVKTPEKKLKQNDFWVDLKPGSNGSDIQLGSDKLRCEFEGFLVRFGKEICGRDCFRPLPPMLGDGQRVDLLKLLFAVRENGGYKVVSDDGLWDLVALESGLLGPNLCSTLKLIYIKYLDLLERWLMRAFDDNEHLMEFQDEIKDFLAKVPDQKKKRKDEDYPNLELEFKEVKSCADGEGLLVLDSKTNVEKISDSKEGVIVLDGDMNGVGNEKKARIDLGECVVNLEDNGKLFDNEEIEAVVTRLDGGSKCDDVVILDATNAEEESFCRKRKRESLSGLLNWVVGVAKDPCDPAVGSVPEWSAWKSHGKEEMWKQVLLAREAIFLKRQVESSADQWQKTQKMHPCMYDDQHGSNYNLRERFKCRKKLLSDKTMSQGRACSESSSASQSELDKNPCTEGMEDGLDKYLPGTSDLSTADSAIDKYASALEKYVPKRIPYGPRFEANVPEWTGVASENESDPKWLGTQVWPLEKVEHRYLIERDPIGKGRQDSCGCEVPGSIECVRFHIAEKRLRVKLELGSAFYRWKFDRMGEEVKISWTEEEEKKFEAILRSTPPPLQKCFWDQIFKIFPTKSRADLVSYYFNVYLLHRRGYQNRVTPNNIDSDDEEESGLVTNGNGHEADKSPNSILYSPKKPYANFR encoded by the exons ATGGCAGGGTGGTCGATGCTTGCTGATGGGTCTGCTTTAGATTGCGTCAAAACCCCAGAAAAGAAGCTAAAGCAAAACGATTTCTGGGTCGATCTAAAACCGGGTTCCAATGGATCCGATATCCAACTAGGTTCCGATAAGCTTCGATGCGAGTTCGAAGGGTTTCTTGTACGTTTTGGCAAGGAGATCTGCGGTCGAGACTGTTTTCGGCCTCTACCTCCAATGCTTGGAGATGGGCAGCGTGTGGATTTGCTTAAGCTTTTGTTTGCTGTGAGAGAGAATGGTGGGTACAAGGTTGTTTCTGATGACGGGTTGTGGGATTTGGTGGCATTAGAATCGGGGTTGTTGGGTCCGAATCTGTGTTCCACTTTGAAATTGATTTACATCAAGTATTTGGATCTGTTGGAGAGATGGTTGATGAGGGCTTTTGATGATAATGAGCATTTGATGGAGTTTCAGGATGAGATTAAAGATTTTTTAGCAAAGGTTCCGgatcagaagaagaagaggaaggatGAGGATTATCCGAATTTGGAATTAGAGTTTAAGGAGGTGAAGTCATGTGCTGATGGTGAGGGATTGTTGGTTTTGGATTCAAAGACGAATGTTGAGAAAATTAGTGATAGTAAGGAAGGGGTGATAGTGTTGGATGGGGACATGAATGGTGTTGGCAATGAGAAAAAGGCGCGGATTGATTTGGGTGAGTGTGTAGTGAATTTAGAAGATAATGGAAAATTATTTGACAATGAAGAGATTGAGGCTGTGGTGACGCGTTTGGATGGAGGCAGTAAATGTGATGATGTAGTGATTTTGGATGCGACTAATGCAGAGGAGGAGAGTTTTTGTCGTAAGAGGAAGCGGGAGTCTTTAAGTGGATTGCTAAACTGGGTTGTGGGGGTGGCAAAGGATCCTTGTGATCCAGCTGTTGGTTCAGTACCGGAATGGTCTGCGTGGAAGTCTCATGGGAAGGAGGAGATGTGGAAGCAGGTTTTGTTGGCTCGAGAGGCCATCTTCCTGAAAAGACAAGTGGAATCAAGTGCGGATCAATGGCAG AAAACTCAGAAGATGCATCCATGCATGTATGACGATCAACATGGGTCAAATTACAATCTCAGAGAGAGATTCAAATGTCGCAAGAAGCTTCTTTCTGACAAAACAATGTCTCAAGGACGAGCTTGTTCAGAGTCCTCATCAGCCTCTCAAAGTGAGTTGGACAAAAATCCTTGTACAGAAGGAATGGAAGATGGATTGGACAAATATTTGCCTGGAACCTCTGATTTGTCCACAGCAGATTCAGCAATTGACAAATATGCTTCAGCACTAGAGAAATATGTCCCAAAGCGCATTCCTTATGGGCCACGTTTTGAAGCTAATGTGCCAGAATGGACTGGTGTGGCTTCTGAGAATGAAAGTGACCCTAAGTGGTTGGGGACCCAGGTCTGGCCTTTGGAAAAAGTAGAGCACAGATATCTCATTGAAAGGGATCCTATTGGTAAGGGAAGACAAGATTCATGTGGCTGTGAAGTGCCTGGTTCCATTGAATGTGTCAGGTTTCACATTGCTGAGAAAAGGTTGAGAGTGAAATTGGAGCTGGGCTCAGCTTTCTACCGATGGAAATTTGATAGGATGGGTGAGGAAGTTAAAATTTCTTGGactgaggaagaagaaaagaaatttgaggCTATACTGAGGTCAACTCCTCCTCCTCTTCAGAAGTGTTTCTGggatcaaatttttaaaatttttcctaCCAAGAGCAGAGCTGATTTGGTGAGCTACTATTTCAATGTATATCTTCTGCACCGCAGAGGATATCAGAATAGAGTTACTCCAAATAACATTGACAGCGATGATGAAGAAGAATCTGGATTAGTAACTAATGGTAATGGGCACGAGGCAGACAAGTCTCCAAACTCCATCTTGTATTCCCCAAAGAAACCATATGCCAATTTTAGATAG
- the LOC142617119 gene encoding AT-rich interactive domain-containing protein 1 isoform X2 codes for MLADGSALDCVKTPEKKLKQNDFWVDLKPGSNGSDIQLGSDKLRCEFEGFLVRFGKEICGRDCFRPLPPMLGDGQRVDLLKLLFAVRENGGYKVVSDDGLWDLVALESGLLGPNLCSTLKLIYIKYLDLLERWLMRAFDDNEHLMEFQDEIKDFLAKVPDQKKKRKDEDYPNLELEFKEVKSCADGEGLLVLDSKTNVEKISDSKEGVIVLDGDMNGVGNEKKARIDLGECVVNLEDNGKLFDNEEIEAVVTRLDGGSKCDDVVILDATNAEEESFCRKRKRESLSGLLNWVVGVAKDPCDPAVGSVPEWSAWKSHGKEEMWKQVLLAREAIFLKRQVESSADQWQKTQKMHPCMYDDQHGSNYNLRERFKCRKKLLSDKTMSQGRACSESSSASQSELDKNPCTEGMEDGLDKYLPGTSDLSTADSAIDKYASALEKYVPKRIPYGPRFEANVPEWTGVASENESDPKWLGTQVWPLEKVEHRYLIERDPIGKGRQDSCGCEVPGSIECVRFHIAEKRLRVKLELGSAFYRWKFDRMGEEVKISWTEEEEKKFEAILRSTPPPLQKCFWDQIFKIFPTKSRADLVSYYFNVYLLHRRGYQNRVTPNNIDSDDEEESGLVTNGNGHEADKSPNSILYSPKKPYANFR; via the exons ATGCTTGCTGATGGGTCTGCTTTAGATTGCGTCAAAACCCCAGAAAAGAAGCTAAAGCAAAACGATTTCTGGGTCGATCTAAAACCGGGTTCCAATGGATCCGATATCCAACTAGGTTCCGATAAGCTTCGATGCGAGTTCGAAGGGTTTCTTGTACGTTTTGGCAAGGAGATCTGCGGTCGAGACTGTTTTCGGCCTCTACCTCCAATGCTTGGAGATGGGCAGCGTGTGGATTTGCTTAAGCTTTTGTTTGCTGTGAGAGAGAATGGTGGGTACAAGGTTGTTTCTGATGACGGGTTGTGGGATTTGGTGGCATTAGAATCGGGGTTGTTGGGTCCGAATCTGTGTTCCACTTTGAAATTGATTTACATCAAGTATTTGGATCTGTTGGAGAGATGGTTGATGAGGGCTTTTGATGATAATGAGCATTTGATGGAGTTTCAGGATGAGATTAAAGATTTTTTAGCAAAGGTTCCGgatcagaagaagaagaggaaggatGAGGATTATCCGAATTTGGAATTAGAGTTTAAGGAGGTGAAGTCATGTGCTGATGGTGAGGGATTGTTGGTTTTGGATTCAAAGACGAATGTTGAGAAAATTAGTGATAGTAAGGAAGGGGTGATAGTGTTGGATGGGGACATGAATGGTGTTGGCAATGAGAAAAAGGCGCGGATTGATTTGGGTGAGTGTGTAGTGAATTTAGAAGATAATGGAAAATTATTTGACAATGAAGAGATTGAGGCTGTGGTGACGCGTTTGGATGGAGGCAGTAAATGTGATGATGTAGTGATTTTGGATGCGACTAATGCAGAGGAGGAGAGTTTTTGTCGTAAGAGGAAGCGGGAGTCTTTAAGTGGATTGCTAAACTGGGTTGTGGGGGTGGCAAAGGATCCTTGTGATCCAGCTGTTGGTTCAGTACCGGAATGGTCTGCGTGGAAGTCTCATGGGAAGGAGGAGATGTGGAAGCAGGTTTTGTTGGCTCGAGAGGCCATCTTCCTGAAAAGACAAGTGGAATCAAGTGCGGATCAATGGCAG AAAACTCAGAAGATGCATCCATGCATGTATGACGATCAACATGGGTCAAATTACAATCTCAGAGAGAGATTCAAATGTCGCAAGAAGCTTCTTTCTGACAAAACAATGTCTCAAGGACGAGCTTGTTCAGAGTCCTCATCAGCCTCTCAAAGTGAGTTGGACAAAAATCCTTGTACAGAAGGAATGGAAGATGGATTGGACAAATATTTGCCTGGAACCTCTGATTTGTCCACAGCAGATTCAGCAATTGACAAATATGCTTCAGCACTAGAGAAATATGTCCCAAAGCGCATTCCTTATGGGCCACGTTTTGAAGCTAATGTGCCAGAATGGACTGGTGTGGCTTCTGAGAATGAAAGTGACCCTAAGTGGTTGGGGACCCAGGTCTGGCCTTTGGAAAAAGTAGAGCACAGATATCTCATTGAAAGGGATCCTATTGGTAAGGGAAGACAAGATTCATGTGGCTGTGAAGTGCCTGGTTCCATTGAATGTGTCAGGTTTCACATTGCTGAGAAAAGGTTGAGAGTGAAATTGGAGCTGGGCTCAGCTTTCTACCGATGGAAATTTGATAGGATGGGTGAGGAAGTTAAAATTTCTTGGactgaggaagaagaaaagaaatttgaggCTATACTGAGGTCAACTCCTCCTCCTCTTCAGAAGTGTTTCTGggatcaaatttttaaaatttttcctaCCAAGAGCAGAGCTGATTTGGTGAGCTACTATTTCAATGTATATCTTCTGCACCGCAGAGGATATCAGAATAGAGTTACTCCAAATAACATTGACAGCGATGATGAAGAAGAATCTGGATTAGTAACTAATGGTAATGGGCACGAGGCAGACAAGTCTCCAAACTCCATCTTGTATTCCCCAAAGAAACCATATGCCAATTTTAGATAG